In Patescibacteria group bacterium, the genomic stretch AGCGACGACGCAGACCAACATGTCGACGCACCCTTCGCAGTATACCGACTCGCCTATTCTTGAAGATGATTTTTAGAAAAGTCACGCCGTGATGGCCTTTATTATGACCTCTTGCTTGGGATAGTCAAAGGTGATCGAGTGGAATAAATCAAAGAACCCTTTCTGTCCGAGCAAGCCGTGTCCATTCCGAGACAATGTTTTCATGAAAGACATGTCGACACGGTACTCCCACCCTCCCACCGACAAAATCACTGGTATCGTATACGTTGCCTGGCTTTCCCCTGCTGTAATCCCGCTCACGGTTCCTTTCTTACCGGATTCTAAGTCGAGACCAATCGCTTCGGCAATATCGCTTGAGAACAAATTCATATCCGCACCCGAATCAATCAGTGCGTGGCACTCGATGTGTCTT encodes the following:
- a CDS encoding retropepsin-like aspartic protease, whose product is MKFRYKEVALGVFRPIIRVAIKNPKDTGRHIECHALIDSGADMNLFSSDIAEAIGLDLESGKKGTVSGITAGESQATYTIPVILSVGGWEYRVDMSFMKTLSRNGHGLLGQKGFFDLFHSITFDYPKQEVIIKAITA